One Sediminibacillus dalangtanensis genomic region harbors:
- a CDS encoding ClpXP adapter SpxH family protein: MSWKPTGPTSSADTRNSAQYGFFDLLKKPVEIYVFVDPLCPECWSLEPSLKKLSIEYGRFFTIRPILSGHLTVLNKDKFDKPKKLKEIWERTASRTGMSCDGDLWLENPVNLPWLASIAIKAAELQGKKAGRNFLRKVQEKLFLNKRDISDETALIECAREVNLDVQEFTQDLYSNSAKKALQCDLKLTQEMEVEYIPTMVFFNESEEEGGLKVSGLYPYDIYVKVLKQMLQMDPPPAKKPELEEFISYYGFVGNKEISVVYDWSKEKTEKEMKKLQLKQMVEKVPVKYGTFYRHVKG; the protein is encoded by the coding sequence GTGAGCTGGAAACCAACTGGGCCAACTAGTAGTGCAGACACAAGAAACTCGGCGCAGTATGGCTTTTTCGATTTGTTGAAAAAACCGGTTGAAATCTATGTCTTCGTAGATCCTTTATGTCCGGAATGCTGGTCTTTGGAACCAAGCTTGAAAAAGCTCTCCATTGAATATGGCAGGTTTTTCACCATTCGTCCGATTCTGAGCGGGCATCTTACCGTGTTGAATAAAGATAAATTTGATAAACCAAAAAAATTAAAGGAAATATGGGAACGGACAGCCTCCCGTACCGGGATGAGCTGTGACGGTGATTTATGGCTGGAGAACCCCGTCAATCTGCCATGGCTTGCATCCATTGCAATCAAAGCGGCCGAGCTACAAGGAAAAAAAGCGGGCAGAAACTTCTTGCGTAAAGTACAAGAAAAACTGTTCTTGAATAAACGGGATATTTCGGATGAGACAGCCTTGATTGAGTGTGCCAGAGAGGTGAACCTTGATGTACAAGAGTTCACACAGGACCTGTATTCTAATTCTGCAAAAAAAGCACTGCAATGTGACTTGAAGTTAACACAAGAGATGGAAGTCGAATACATCCCCACCATGGTATTCTTTAATGAATCCGAGGAAGAAGGCGGCTTGAAAGTCTCGGGGTTATACCCTTATGACATTTACGTAAAGGTATTAAAGCAAATGTTGCAAATGGATCCGCCTCCGGCCAAAAAACCGGAGTTGGAAGAATTTATTTCCTATTACGGTTTTGTCGGCAACAAAGAAATTTCCGTTGTCTATGACTGGTCTAAAGAAAAAACAGAAAAAGAAATGAAAAAACTTCAGTTAAAACAAATGGTGGAAAAAGTTCCAGTGAAGTATGGAACCTTTTACCGCCACGTTAAAGGCTGA
- a CDS encoding globin domain-containing protein → MTDSVTLYEAIGGREKIEELVQAFYKRVAKHPALIPIFPDDLTETARKQTQFLTQLFGGPALYTEEHGHPMLRRRHLPFPITPTRRDAWLECMEQALAEAEVEEPYRSAIFERLTMTASHMMNTPEDEKGESL, encoded by the coding sequence ATGACTGATTCCGTTACCCTGTATGAAGCCATAGGCGGCAGGGAAAAAATAGAAGAACTCGTTCAAGCCTTTTATAAACGGGTGGCAAAACATCCGGCATTAATACCGATTTTTCCAGATGATTTAACAGAAACCGCCAGAAAACAAACACAGTTTCTTACGCAGCTGTTCGGTGGCCCAGCTTTATATACGGAAGAACACGGGCATCCCATGCTTCGGAGACGACATTTGCCGTTTCCGATCACCCCGACCAGACGTGACGCCTGGCTCGAGTGCATGGAACAAGCCTTAGCAGAAGCCGAAGTGGAAGAGCCCTATCGAAGTGCCATTTTTGAACGATTGACAATGACAGCATCGCATATGATGAATACACCTGAGGATGAGAAAGGAGAATCGTTGTGA
- a CDS encoding CYTH domain-containing protein, which yields MAQEIEIEFKNLLTKTEYDRLCEFLEVEEAGALSHTNHYFETPGFELKQQGAALRIREKNGEWQLTLKEPHPEGLLETHDTLTEQEAASWINGDIIPKPQVATQLNQLGIDFAALAYGGALSTRRIETEFKETIVVLDHSTYNGYTDYELEVEAKERQHGQQVFDELLDRLEISKKQTPNKIKRFYDSM from the coding sequence ATGGCACAGGAAATAGAAATAGAATTTAAAAACCTGCTGACTAAAACAGAATATGATCGTCTGTGTGAATTTTTAGAAGTAGAAGAAGCAGGGGCATTAAGTCATACGAATCATTATTTTGAAACTCCTGGATTTGAATTGAAGCAGCAAGGAGCTGCACTGCGCATACGTGAAAAAAACGGGGAATGGCAATTGACGTTGAAGGAACCTCATCCAGAAGGGCTACTGGAAACACACGATACACTGACAGAACAAGAAGCAGCTTCGTGGATTAATGGAGACATCATACCAAAACCACAGGTTGCAACCCAACTTAACCAGCTCGGAATTGACTTTGCGGCACTGGCTTATGGCGGCGCTCTGAGTACCCGAAGAATCGAAACAGAATTCAAAGAAACCATAGTAGTATTGGACCATAGCACTTATAACGGGTATACCGATTATGAATTGGAAGTGGAGGCAAAAGAACGGCAGCATGGCCAGCAAGTATTCGATGAACTTCTTGATCGCCTGGAAATTAGCAAAAAACAGACCCCGAACAAAATTAAAAGGTTCTACGACTCCATGTAA
- a CDS encoding GTP pyrophosphokinase, translating to MNWEAFLAPYVQVVEELKVKLKGMRAQFEFESRHSPIEFITGRVKPVPSILEKVHRKDTDLPRLEEEIQDIAGVRVVCQFVDDIYTIIDMLRSRNDFSIIEEKDYISSKKDSGYRSYHMIIRYPVETIHGEKMVMAEIQIRTLAMNFWATNEHSLNYKYDGQIPADIKARLQGAAEAAFKLDEEMAKIKDEVQEAQRIFHKNKSSR from the coding sequence GTGAATTGGGAAGCTTTTCTTGCTCCGTATGTGCAAGTTGTAGAGGAATTAAAGGTAAAACTAAAGGGGATGCGGGCCCAATTTGAATTTGAATCCCGGCATTCGCCGATTGAATTCATTACTGGAAGGGTAAAACCCGTACCAAGCATCTTGGAAAAAGTACATCGAAAAGACACGGATTTGCCTCGTTTGGAAGAGGAAATACAGGACATCGCCGGTGTCAGGGTGGTATGCCAATTCGTAGATGATATATATACCATTATCGATATGCTTCGAAGCAGGAATGATTTTTCCATAATCGAGGAGAAGGATTATATATCTTCCAAAAAAGATAGTGGTTACCGTTCTTACCATATGATCATTCGGTATCCGGTGGAGACAATTCATGGAGAAAAAATGGTCATGGCTGAAATCCAAATACGTACACTGGCTATGAATTTCTGGGCGACAAATGAGCATTCATTAAATTATAAATATGACGGGCAAATACCTGCAGATATTAAAGCGCGTCTTCAGGGCGCTGCCGAAGCAGCATTCAAACTGGACGAGGAAATGGCCAAGATAAAAGACGAAGTCCAGGAAGCACAGCGAATTTTCCATAAAAACAAAAGCAGTCGCTAA
- a CDS encoding NAD kinase: MKFAITSKGDTKSEELKATIKQYLVDFELVYDEEEPDLVVSVGGDGTFLEAFHTYINRLDKTAFIGIHTGHLGFYADWVPDEVEKLIIEIAKNPFQVVEYPLLEVTICPKEGGKTDRFLALNECSIKTAEGSVVLDVEIKGEHFETFRGDGLCISTPSGSTAYNKALGGGIIHPSLESIQITEMASINNRVFRTIGSPLILPKHHACDFRPIYDKSFLITIDHITKTYANVERIICKVADEKIRFARFRSFPFWKRVHDSFVADER; this comes from the coding sequence ATGAAATTTGCAATTACATCAAAAGGGGATACTAAATCTGAAGAATTGAAAGCGACGATTAAGCAATATTTGGTTGATTTTGAACTGGTCTACGATGAAGAGGAACCAGACCTCGTAGTTTCTGTTGGTGGTGATGGGACATTTCTGGAAGCATTTCATACATATATCAACCGCTTGGACAAAACGGCATTTATTGGGATTCATACTGGTCATCTGGGCTTTTATGCTGATTGGGTTCCGGATGAGGTGGAAAAACTGATTATCGAAATCGCCAAAAATCCATTTCAAGTGGTGGAATACCCATTATTGGAAGTCACGATTTGCCCTAAAGAAGGAGGAAAAACGGACCGCTTCTTGGCGTTGAATGAATGCTCCATTAAAACAGCTGAAGGTTCGGTTGTATTGGATGTGGAAATAAAAGGGGAACACTTTGAAACATTCCGTGGGGATGGTCTGTGTATTTCCACCCCGTCCGGGAGTACGGCTTACAATAAAGCATTGGGTGGCGGCATCATCCATCCATCATTGGAGTCGATTCAAATAACCGAAATGGCATCGATCAACAACCGGGTGTTCCGGACGATCGGCTCGCCACTTATCCTGCCAAAGCACCATGCCTGCGATTTTCGGCCGATTTATGACAAAAGTTTTTTGATTACAATCGACCATATTACCAAAACGTACGCAAATGTCGAACGGATTATTTGCAAAGTAGCGGATGAGAAAATAAGATTTGCCCGATTCCGTTCGTTCCCGTTTTGGAAAAGAGTGCATGATTCGTTTGTTGCAGATGAAAGATAA
- a CDS encoding RluA family pseudouridine synthase: MRCLNWKITAEHEGMLIKEYLQQIQGFSRRILRSVKFGGGAILKNGQPVTVRHELAAGDVLAVVFPPEKRGSHLIGEDIPLDIVYEDEDILVLNKPAGVVTIPSMLHPTGTIANALIGYYERLGLTYTVHVVTRLDRDTSGLLLVAKHRFSHSLLFEKQKAGSVNRSYYALVEGELETESATIDAPIAKKETSMIEREVVAEGKRAVTHYQVIRHTAGGSLVNVRLETGRTHQIRVHFAHIGHPLMGDDLYGGHEDKIERQALHCKTLAFQHPATGERLEFSAPMPEDMKKLLDE, encoded by the coding sequence GTGAGATGCTTGAATTGGAAAATTACAGCCGAGCATGAAGGCATGCTTATTAAAGAATATCTACAACAAATTCAAGGCTTTTCACGGCGGATATTGCGTTCAGTAAAGTTCGGCGGAGGAGCGATTTTGAAAAACGGACAGCCTGTAACTGTCCGGCATGAACTGGCTGCAGGCGATGTACTGGCGGTTGTATTTCCGCCGGAAAAGCGGGGCAGTCACTTGATAGGGGAGGACATCCCGCTTGACATCGTTTACGAGGATGAAGATATCCTTGTCTTGAACAAGCCAGCAGGGGTTGTCACGATTCCATCCATGCTGCATCCAACCGGGACAATTGCCAACGCGCTGATCGGTTACTATGAACGTCTGGGCCTTACCTATACGGTTCATGTTGTGACACGGCTGGACAGGGATACATCGGGATTGCTGTTGGTGGCGAAACATCGGTTCAGCCATTCTTTGCTGTTTGAAAAACAAAAGGCTGGAAGCGTGAATCGCAGTTATTATGCGCTGGTAGAGGGAGAACTTGAAACGGAGAGTGCAACGATCGACGCTCCGATTGCCAAAAAAGAGACTTCGATGATCGAACGGGAAGTAGTTGCTGAAGGAAAGCGAGCCGTCACCCATTACCAGGTGATCCGGCACACGGCCGGAGGCAGCCTGGTCAATGTCCGACTGGAAACGGGAAGAACCCATCAAATCCGTGTACACTTTGCCCATATCGGGCATCCCTTGATGGGAGATGATTTGTATGGCGGCCATGAAGATAAAATCGAAAGGCAGGCTCTTCATTGTAAGACGCTTGCCTTCCAGCACCCGGCAACGGGAGAACGCCTTGAATTTTCTGCTCCCATGCCTGAAGATATGAAAAAACTTTTAGACGAATAA
- the prpE gene encoding bis(5'-nucleosyl)-tetraphosphatase PrpE: MKLDIIGDIHGCYEELQHLFEELGYYMKKGIPVHPDGRVPVFIGDLTDRGPDSVSVVKLVYEMVRVKKAAKYVPGNHCNKLYRYFLGNNVKQQHGLETTVAEYKALDSKQQKLVRHHFMDLYEAAPLYLLLPEAHAVVAHAGIRQNLIGKSGEKVKTFVLYGDITGETHEDGRPVRRDWAQQYQGNDWIVYGHTPVREPRIVNRTINIDTGCVFGNKLTAFRLPEEKTVSVPSQQPFMEEKFRSFD, translated from the coding sequence GTGAAATTGGACATCATCGGTGATATCCACGGCTGCTATGAAGAATTGCAACACTTATTTGAAGAGCTCGGCTACTATATGAAAAAAGGCATTCCTGTGCATCCGGATGGAAGAGTTCCAGTGTTTATCGGGGATTTGACCGACCGTGGGCCAGACTCTGTTTCGGTGGTCAAGCTGGTTTATGAAATGGTGCGCGTTAAGAAAGCGGCAAAATATGTACCAGGAAACCATTGCAACAAGCTTTACCGCTATTTTTTGGGAAATAACGTGAAACAACAACATGGCCTGGAAACAACCGTTGCCGAATATAAAGCATTGGACAGTAAACAACAAAAGTTGGTCCGACACCACTTCATGGATTTATATGAAGCTGCCCCGCTTTATTTGCTGTTGCCTGAAGCACATGCTGTCGTTGCTCACGCCGGCATTCGCCAGAATTTAATCGGTAAATCAGGTGAAAAAGTAAAGACCTTTGTCCTATACGGGGATATTACGGGCGAAACGCATGAAGACGGACGGCCTGTCAGACGCGATTGGGCTCAGCAGTACCAGGGGAATGATTGGATTGTTTATGGGCATACGCCCGTCCGTGAACCGAGGATCGTTAACCGTACGATCAACATTGATACCGGATGCGTGTTCGGAAATAAGCTGACCGCATTCAGGCTCCCTGAGGAAAAAACCGTGTCCGTACCCTCACAACAGCCATTCATGGAAGAAAAATTCCGATCATTTGATTGA
- the mgtE gene encoding magnesium transporter yields MEHLDEQEREQYWEKIQDALFNQQIDQFRAEFLELHPYDQAKIFETQSEQVRQQIYSYLASEEIADVMENIDIEDIEPFFTEMTTAFAANVLAEMSTDDAVDILNQLDKNKVASYLTIMEKEAAEEIKQLLHYEEKTAGSIMTTEFVVLNANQTIKEAMKHLRKEAPDAETIYYTYVIDNQKRLVGVLSLRDLIIAEGDWLISDVMSERVVSVPVGEDQEDIAKMMRDYDFLALPVVDFQDHLLGIITVDDIMDVMQEEASDDYSKLAGISDVDSPDDSAIASAKKRLPWLIILLFLGLLTASLIGRFEDTLDQVAILAIFIPLIGGMAGNTGTQALAVAVRGIATGEFEKQGKWKMIAREAGTGLITGLCCGTVITLVVYIWQGDIFLGLLVGISIMATLIVATIAGSLIPIMMHRLNIDPAVASGPFITTINDIISVLIYFGMATAFMNLLIHG; encoded by the coding sequence ATGGAGCATTTAGATGAACAAGAAAGAGAGCAATATTGGGAAAAAATCCAGGATGCCTTGTTCAATCAGCAAATCGACCAGTTTCGGGCAGAGTTTCTCGAACTGCATCCTTACGATCAGGCGAAAATCTTCGAAACACAATCGGAGCAGGTCCGCCAACAGATTTATTCCTATCTGGCATCTGAAGAAATAGCAGATGTAATGGAAAATATTGATATAGAAGATATCGAGCCATTCTTTACTGAAATGACAACCGCTTTTGCGGCGAATGTCCTTGCGGAAATGTCCACGGATGACGCGGTGGATATACTGAACCAGCTCGATAAAAACAAGGTAGCAAGCTATTTGACGATCATGGAAAAAGAAGCTGCCGAAGAAATTAAACAGCTGTTGCATTACGAAGAAAAGACGGCAGGAAGTATTATGACGACAGAGTTCGTTGTGCTGAATGCCAACCAGACCATCAAAGAAGCAATGAAGCATTTGCGTAAGGAAGCGCCAGATGCGGAAACGATTTACTATACCTATGTAATTGACAATCAAAAACGGCTTGTCGGTGTCCTGTCGCTTCGTGACTTGATTATCGCAGAAGGAGATTGGCTCATTTCCGATGTCATGAGCGAACGGGTTGTTTCTGTGCCTGTCGGTGAAGACCAGGAGGATATCGCGAAAATGATGCGTGATTATGATTTCCTGGCGCTCCCTGTAGTCGATTTTCAAGATCACTTGCTTGGAATTATCACAGTTGACGATATTATGGATGTCATGCAGGAAGAGGCTAGCGACGACTACTCCAAACTGGCCGGTATTTCGGACGTAGACAGTCCGGATGACAGTGCGATTGCATCAGCGAAAAAACGTCTTCCTTGGTTGATCATCCTGCTGTTTCTAGGTCTCTTGACTGCAAGTCTTATCGGTCGATTTGAAGATACACTCGACCAGGTTGCCATCCTGGCGATATTCATCCCCTTGATTGGCGGTATGGCAGGGAATACAGGGACACAGGCATTGGCAGTCGCCGTTAGAGGAATTGCAACTGGAGAATTTGAAAAACAAGGCAAGTGGAAAATGATTGCCCGTGAGGCGGGAACCGGACTGATTACTGGTTTATGCTGCGGGACAGTTATAACCCTGGTGGTTTATATCTGGCAGGGGGATATTTTTCTCGGCTTATTAGTCGGCATTTCTATCATGGCCACGCTGATTGTGGCCACCATCGCTGGTTCTTTGATTCCGATCATGATGCACCGGCTCAATATTGATCCAGCAGTAGCTTCCGGGCCATTTATCACGACAATTAACGATATCATCTCAGTCTTGATATATTTTGGAATGGCTACAGCATTTATGAACTTACTAATACATGGATAG
- a CDS encoding monovalent cation:proton antiporter family protein: MEHGESVTSLVIVILAAFFTPILMHRLRLKAIPVVVAEIIVGLIIGHSGFNIVDDSTWLETLSTLGFIFLMFLSGLEIDFTIFAKKGRNKRNSNQTNKQPSAVWIAIIVFLAILALSLLLSYLFVLGGFIDNMFLMTLIISTISLGVVVPTLKEAQAMKTTVGQTILLIAVIADLVTMILLAVFVSFYGEEAGNMWLLLILFGAGVLLYFVGKRFRNQTFLETMSKGTIQIGTRAVFTLIIFLVALSETVGAENILGAFLAGALVSLLSPNQELVQKLDSFGYGFLIPIFFVMVGVDIDIWSLFSNPKVLALIPLLFIALLVSKLVPVLIMRKWYDWRTVVSSGMILTTTLSLVIAAATIGERMGIIDNQMEGALILVAVLTCLVTPPVFKKLYVNNVEPEHKQVVSFIGTNQATLPVVRELDNNMFEIYMYHTKMEKLDEKITRSIFDITQLDSYDIGLMEKMNVFDVDILVVSTGNEEKNAEIASYAKEKGVERVIARVEKPGLDKELKELGIDVFSVLLSSKALLKALIVAPSVVDILTEQESALYEINMNNPMYHESLIREFPFTGDVIMVRIFRGKDSIVPHGDTELRLGDHLIVTGSSEYVEELQSLLEYGF, translated from the coding sequence ATGGAGCATGGAGAATCAGTAACCTCCCTGGTGATTGTCATTCTAGCGGCATTTTTCACCCCGATCTTAATGCATCGCCTACGTTTGAAAGCCATTCCTGTAGTCGTAGCTGAAATCATCGTCGGGTTGATCATTGGACATAGCGGCTTTAATATCGTAGATGACAGCACCTGGCTGGAGACACTTTCCACGTTGGGATTCATTTTTCTTATGTTTTTAAGCGGTCTGGAAATAGACTTTACAATATTTGCTAAAAAGGGCAGGAACAAACGCAACAGCAACCAAACAAATAAACAGCCAAGTGCAGTATGGATTGCCATAATCGTGTTTCTGGCCATTTTAGCGTTGTCCCTGCTGTTGTCTTACTTATTCGTTTTGGGCGGCTTTATCGACAATATGTTCTTGATGACATTGATCATATCCACTATTTCACTCGGTGTTGTCGTGCCAACCTTAAAAGAAGCACAGGCAATGAAGACTACTGTCGGCCAGACAATCCTGTTGATTGCCGTGATCGCCGACCTGGTGACAATGATTTTGTTGGCGGTGTTCGTTTCATTTTATGGAGAAGAAGCGGGCAACATGTGGCTTCTGCTTATTCTATTTGGTGCCGGAGTGTTGCTGTACTTTGTCGGCAAACGATTCCGAAACCAGACATTTTTGGAGACGATGTCGAAGGGAACCATCCAAATTGGCACTCGTGCCGTATTTACACTGATCATTTTCCTGGTGGCCTTATCGGAAACAGTAGGTGCTGAAAACATCCTTGGTGCGTTTTTGGCTGGTGCATTGGTTTCCTTGTTATCGCCTAACCAGGAATTAGTACAGAAACTGGATAGCTTCGGCTACGGCTTTTTAATTCCCATATTTTTTGTCATGGTCGGTGTCGATATCGACATTTGGTCCTTGTTCAGTAATCCGAAAGTACTGGCATTGATACCTTTGCTCTTTATTGCTTTATTGGTATCTAAATTAGTGCCGGTGTTGATTATGAGAAAATGGTATGATTGGCGGACGGTTGTTAGCTCTGGGATGATTCTCACCACGACCTTATCCTTGGTAATCGCTGCTGCCACGATTGGAGAAAGAATGGGCATCATCGACAACCAAATGGAAGGTGCATTAATTTTGGTGGCCGTTTTGACTTGCCTGGTTACTCCGCCGGTCTTCAAAAAGTTATATGTAAATAATGTAGAACCGGAGCATAAGCAAGTCGTTTCCTTCATCGGGACTAACCAGGCAACATTGCCGGTTGTCCGGGAGTTGGATAATAATATGTTTGAAATCTATATGTACCATACGAAAATGGAAAAGCTCGATGAGAAAATCACCAGATCGATTTTCGATATCACCCAGTTGGACAGCTACGACATTGGTTTAATGGAAAAAATGAATGTTTTCGATGTAGATATTCTCGTTGTATCCACCGGGAATGAAGAGAAGAATGCGGAAATTGCATCTTATGCGAAAGAAAAAGGTGTCGAGCGTGTCATTGCCCGTGTGGAAAAACCTGGACTCGATAAGGAATTGAAGGAACTGGGAATCGATGTCTTCTCTGTATTGCTTTCCAGTAAGGCGTTGCTTAAAGCGTTGATTGTAGCGCCGAGTGTCGTGGATATTTTGACCGAACAGGAGAGCGCCCTTTACGAAATCAACATGAATAATCCGATGTATCACGAAAGTCTTATAAGAGAGTTTCCGTTTACTGGTGATGTTATCATGGTGCGGATATTCCGAGGCAAAGATTCAATCGTTCCTCATGGGGATACGGAGTTGCGGTTGGGAGATCACCTCATCGTCACAGGTTCTTCTGAATATGTGGAAGAATTACAATCATTGTTAGAATACGGTTTTTAA
- the fabI gene encoding enoyl-ACP reductase FabI, with product MKFTLEGRTYVVMGVANKRSIAWGIARSLHEAGARLIFTYANERFEKPVKDLVSTLEGQDALFYECDVTNDEAVNATFQQIGEDVGTIHGLAHCIAFADKEDLKGEFVETSRDGFLLSQNISAFSLVAVTRAAEKLMTEGGSIVTMTYLGGERVVQNYNVMGVAKASLDASVKYLANDLGKRNIRVNAISAGPIRTLSAKGIGEFNSVLKQIEEKAPLRRTVTQEEVGDTAYYLMSDLSRGVTGETIHVDSGFNILGI from the coding sequence ATGAAGTTTACACTGGAAGGTCGTACATATGTCGTAATGGGTGTGGCCAATAAAAGGAGTATTGCCTGGGGAATCGCAAGGTCCCTGCATGAAGCCGGGGCAAGACTTATTTTCACTTATGCCAATGAACGGTTTGAAAAGCCGGTAAAAGATTTAGTATCCACATTAGAAGGGCAGGATGCACTGTTTTATGAGTGTGATGTTACCAATGATGAAGCAGTCAACGCCACTTTTCAGCAAATTGGAGAAGATGTCGGCACAATTCACGGACTAGCCCACTGTATTGCATTCGCTGATAAAGAGGATTTGAAGGGCGAGTTTGTCGAAACGAGCAGGGACGGCTTCTTGCTATCGCAAAACATAAGTGCTTTCTCACTGGTCGCTGTCACAAGAGCTGCAGAAAAACTGATGACAGAGGGCGGAAGCATCGTGACCATGACGTACCTAGGTGGAGAACGTGTCGTGCAAAATTACAATGTTATGGGAGTCGCAAAGGCCAGTCTTGATGCGAGTGTGAAGTATTTGGCCAATGACTTAGGAAAGCGCAACATACGAGTCAATGCCATTTCTGCAGGTCCGATTCGTACTCTGTCGGCAAAAGGCATTGGCGAGTTCAACAGCGTACTGAAGCAGATCGAGGAAAAAGCTCCGTTGCGCCGGACAGTAACCCAGGAAGAAGTTGGCGATACGGCCTATTATCTGATGAGCGATCTTTCCCGTGGAGTGACTGGAGAAACCATCCACGTCGATTCCGGCTTTAACATTCTCGGTATTTAA
- a CDS encoding CotO family spore coat protein yields MNGNKNTAREPMLYITQPKMEKPTASMQTDYRTPRKKKRKPDRGSSIKEKEQRKRSSGKELEAEANTLQESEHPPAETETIEKEKIKEKAQPAEVSENEPEAKETGTSQRTSRKRFRDMTNEEKINYFVGLPRTVPRMKCEVVTDKETHRGIIYDYQEGLVYMKTIKRPFKAQVDQETIKSIKLLGF; encoded by the coding sequence ATGAATGGAAACAAAAACACCGCCCGTGAACCGATGTTGTATATAACCCAGCCCAAAATGGAAAAACCAACTGCCTCCATGCAAACCGACTACCGGACACCGAGAAAAAAGAAACGTAAACCGGATCGCGGAAGCTCAATAAAGGAGAAAGAACAAAGGAAGCGAAGTAGTGGAAAAGAATTGGAAGCAGAAGCGAATACCTTGCAAGAATCGGAGCATCCCCCTGCTGAAACGGAAACCATAGAAAAAGAAAAAATAAAAGAAAAAGCACAGCCAGCAGAAGTTTCCGAGAATGAACCGGAAGCGAAAGAAACGGGAACAAGTCAAAGAACGAGCCGCAAACGGTTTCGGGATATGACAAACGAAGAGAAAATCAACTACTTTGTCGGGCTGCCGAGAACCGTGCCACGAATGAAATGTGAGGTTGTCACAGACAAAGAAACGCATCGAGGAATCATCTATGACTATCAGGAAGGACTTGTGTACATGAAGACGATCAAGCGTCCGTTCAAAGCACAAGTCGACCAGGAAACCATCAAAAGTATTAAACTACTTGGATTTTAA
- a CDS encoding CotY/CotZ family spore coat protein, which translates to MSCGSDYKTGSCVCDILREISDAQSDVLSDCTTSCEQSISDLLGGNDPSNNGLDTVPVILYCKGSCKPFKGFGVPSDDLGDATSSFYFRVKSVDDDCCAVLELLREPNDHDDDPKSPVDQDTSHLEVTGICITVDLNCFCHVTCLPAISAL; encoded by the coding sequence ATGAGTTGTGGAAGTGATTATAAAACTGGCAGCTGTGTATGCGATATCCTGAGGGAAATCTCCGATGCACAGTCCGATGTACTTTCTGATTGTACCACCAGCTGTGAGCAATCCATCAGCGACCTGTTAGGCGGTAACGACCCTAGCAACAATGGGTTGGATACAGTACCGGTTATTCTATACTGCAAAGGGAGCTGCAAGCCTTTCAAAGGATTTGGTGTGCCATCCGACGATTTAGGCGATGCAACCAGCAGTTTCTATTTCCGGGTAAAAAGTGTGGATGACGACTGTTGCGCGGTTTTGGAATTGCTGCGTGAGCCAAACGATCACGACGATGATCCAAAATCTCCAGTTGACCAGGACACCAGCCATCTAGAAGTAACTGGAATTTGCATCACTGTAGACTTGAACTGCTTCTGCCATGTTACTTGTCTGCCAGCCATCAGCGCTTTGTAA